One window of the Salvelinus fontinalis isolate EN_2023a chromosome 2, ASM2944872v1, whole genome shotgun sequence genome contains the following:
- the LOC129826150 gene encoding transcription factor JunB-like yields the protein MSTKMEQPFYHDDSFISAYGHSDAALHDYKLLKQNMNMNLTEPYRNLKSDLYQAAHQDVGSLKLASPELERLIIQNSNGIITTPTPGQYFYNRSITDEQEGFAEGFVKALDELHKINHMPMAPPNVSIGAGGVTTCSAAASSVFGSSLQPEPPIYTTLNAYCPNTNLSSASSYPSTTINYLPPHHQQSHHQQTSTHASHPFQYSLPGAGVHPQRLVAFKEEPQTVPDLHSSDGSPPMSPIDMENQEIIKAERKRLRNRLAATKCRRRKLERISRLEDKVKVLKSDNAGLSNTATVLREQVAQLKQKVLTHVSSGCQLMLTSKMEAF from the coding sequence ATGTCTACAAAAATGGAGCAGCCTTTTTATCACGACGACTCTTTTATCTCGGCTTATGGCCACTCTGATGCTGCATTGCACGACTACAAACTCCTAAAGCAGAATATGAATATGAACTTGACAGAGCCATATCGCAACCTCAAGTCTGACTTGTACCAAGCAGCGCACCAGGATGTCGGGTCACTGAAGCTTGCTTCCCCTGAACTCGAAAGGCTTATCATCCAAAACAGTAACGGTATAATTACTACTCCCACCCCAGGCCAGTACTTCTACAACCGGAGCATCACCGATGAGCAGGAGGGCTTTGCGGAGGGCTTCGTGAAAGCCCTGGACGAGCTCCACAAGATAAACCATATGCCCATGGCCCCGCCCAACGTGTCTATTGGAGCGGGTGGTGTGACGACCTGTTCGGCGGCGGCCTCTAGTGTCTTCGGCTCCTCCCTGCAGCCCGAGCCTCCAATTTACACAACACTGAACGCTTATTGCCCAAACACTAACCTCTCTTCCGCATCCAGTTACCCCAGTACCACCATCAACTACTTACCGCCGCACCACCAGCAGAGCCATCACCAACAGACCTCGACGCACGCGTCACACCCCTTTCAGTACTCTCTACCTGGCGCTGGGGTCCATCCACAGCGCCTTGTGGCTTTCAAAGAAGAACCACAAACCGTCCCTGATCTACACAGCAGCGACGGTTCCCCGCCAATGTCCCCAATCGACATGGAAAATCAAGAGATAATCAAGGCCGAGCGGAAGCGGCTTAGAAACCGACTAGCAGCAACCAAATGCCGGCGCCGCAAACTGGAGCGCATCTCCCGACTGGAGGACAAGGTGAAAGTTCTGAAGTCGGACAATGCTGGGCTCTCCAACACAGCGACTGTGCTTCGTGAACAAGTCGCCCAGCTCAAACAGAAAGTCCTGACACATGTAAGCAGCGGCTGTCAGCTGATGTTGACGAGCAAAATGGAGGCATTTTAA